One region of Chlorobiota bacterium genomic DNA includes:
- a CDS encoding glycosyltransferase family 39 protein has translation MKQIKSDSTSMLSPEWLFGLYPTLPRWVWGGFWAIIVVLLGMMVTYAWSPDTAVFYLLGKQLLEGKVMFRDFIDNKPPLIAWIYAGGIFLFGPHQYSARILDVLIQLITCGVMLSLIRRATGNSVWAVISVLLYVSLYSGLGMMNSAQTESYAGICAVTALWFQFFKRSRWGLVAAGFFLGALFTLKYPMGIIFAIAVVSEFWFFRDSFRQAVQRSLFLFAGFMMIPLLLAAWLVASGAWGGFLEASTFMSKYGMIQWLNPAGVVKSYLSGTPGYFGDDYSMFLVFSTAIGIFYAVVSGKPFSQMQGVQLINFKDYSFTGSALLRIVMMEFLGMTLTVLIEGKMFDYQFSRIFPFGAILAGAGVLLLVKLLRYGFQMDFFGKVATALTLCLLIVYSPLTRMFRNALAVYFQTVQGKIYWGYDALTVGQYLELQKIDSLIDASGTPQDTLYACSLSTGLAYAITDRMPPFKFTYSMFFRAEFAPTHWKQETANYLRTSVPQWILTEQNDDAPTLTGNDLTSEQGLRALPGVDSLLNTRYQTVIRTPVAQFILFKRIDPIASK, from the coding sequence ATGAAACAGATCAAGAGTGATTCAACCTCAATGTTATCGCCCGAATGGCTGTTCGGATTGTATCCAACGCTTCCGCGCTGGGTGTGGGGCGGTTTTTGGGCAATTATTGTTGTGCTGCTGGGGATGATGGTTACGTACGCTTGGAGCCCCGACACCGCAGTGTTTTATTTACTGGGGAAGCAGTTGTTGGAAGGGAAGGTGATGTTTCGTGATTTTATTGATAATAAACCCCCGTTAATCGCATGGATTTATGCTGGTGGGATTTTTCTGTTCGGTCCCCACCAGTATTCCGCTCGAATTCTTGATGTTCTTATTCAGCTTATTACGTGCGGGGTCATGCTTAGCCTTATTCGGCGGGCAACGGGGAACAGCGTTTGGGCCGTGATTAGCGTGCTACTGTACGTGTCCCTCTATTCTGGATTAGGGATGATGAATTCGGCACAAACGGAATCTTATGCGGGGATTTGTGCTGTTACAGCATTGTGGTTTCAATTCTTCAAACGATCTCGCTGGGGGTTAGTTGCTGCTGGATTTTTTTTAGGGGCACTGTTTACGCTCAAGTATCCAATGGGAATAATTTTTGCGATTGCTGTGGTTTCTGAGTTTTGGTTTTTCCGAGATTCTTTCCGGCAAGCAGTACAGCGATCGCTATTTTTATTTGCCGGATTTATGATGATTCCACTGCTGTTGGCGGCGTGGCTTGTTGCGTCGGGGGCATGGGGGGGCTTCCTTGAGGCCAGCACTTTTATGTCAAAGTATGGAATGATCCAATGGTTGAATCCTGCAGGAGTAGTAAAATCCTATTTATCAGGTACTCCGGGGTATTTTGGAGATGATTATTCGATGTTCCTTGTGTTTTCAACAGCTATTGGGATTTTTTATGCTGTTGTATCAGGAAAACCATTTTCCCAGATGCAAGGAGTACAATTGATCAATTTCAAGGATTATTCTTTTACAGGAAGCGCATTGCTTAGAATAGTAATGATGGAATTTTTAGGTATGACCCTTACTGTACTCATCGAAGGTAAGATGTTCGATTATCAATTCTCTCGAATCTTTCCATTCGGAGCAATCCTTGCTGGTGCTGGTGTGCTGCTATTGGTCAAACTTCTGCGGTATGGATTTCAAATGGATTTTTTTGGAAAAGTAGCTACGGCCCTAACATTGTGCTTGCTAATAGTTTACAGCCCACTTACCCGAATGTTCCGTAACGCTCTTGCTGTATATTTTCAAACGGTTCAGGGTAAAATCTATTGGGGATATGATGCACTAACGGTTGGTCAATACCTAGAACTGCAGAAAATAGATTCATTAATTGATGCTTCTGGAACGCCACAGGATACCTTGTATGCCTGCTCTTTGTCCACTGGTTTAGCATATGCGATTACCGATCGAATGCCACCGTTCAAATTTACGTATTCGATGTTCTTTCGTGCAGAGTTTGCGCCAACTCATTGGAAACAAGAAACGGCGAATTATTTACGCACTTCCGTGCCACAATGGATATTAACCGAGCAAAATGATGATGCTCCAACCTTAACCGGAAATGATTTGACCTCGGAGCAAGGATTGCGCGCATTGCCGGGCGTTGATTCCCTGTTGAATACGCGATATCAGACGGTAATCCGCACCCCCGTTGCCCAGTTCATTCTGTTCAAGCGGATTGATCCAATCGCCAGTAAGTAA
- a CDS encoding ABC transporter permease, which produces MHVRTWALFIARRYLAPARRNRFIGFITLIATLGVMFGTTALLVSLSILDGFDKTLRSNMISFMGHIEVTSIKQGRPLSGYREVVASLPKFEPQVTNVSPFVRREGIIRSRTGLEGVLVKGIDAATDLSTIRQRIVAGTFDLPEPAPGELPTMVIGERLGIKLKLRPGDTAVIFAPNGTPSPENPAGIEQFVVGGLYRTGMAEHDDIYTYTSLRTAQRLWKYQDDQITGYDILIRDVDSVAQVSQRISVALGYPHFAQTFYDIFAPFFAWLDLQRVPIPIVLTLISIVAVFNIVSTLLIMILEKTESIGVLTTLGAGPGGVMSVFVGQGLLIGGVGTALGCLISLAFTLAQQHFQFLRLDADIYFIDAVPVSLNPWHYLIVISVSVVLCVLSTLFPAYVASRLRPVDALRFQ; this is translated from the coding sequence ATGCACGTTCGAACCTGGGCACTCTTCATTGCCCGCCGCTACCTTGCCCCGGCCCGCCGCAATCGTTTCATCGGGTTCATCACCCTGATCGCGACGCTTGGGGTGATGTTCGGAACCACCGCGCTGCTGGTCTCCCTTTCCATTTTGGATGGCTTCGACAAAACGCTCCGCAGCAACATGATCTCCTTCATGGGGCATATCGAGGTAACGTCCATCAAACAAGGCCGCCCGCTGAGCGGATACCGTGAGGTTGTTGCCAGCCTTCCGAAGTTCGAGCCGCAGGTCACCAACGTCAGCCCGTTTGTTCGCCGCGAAGGGATCATCCGCTCCAGAACTGGGCTGGAAGGGGTGCTGGTGAAAGGGATTGACGCGGCCACGGATCTTTCAACAATCCGCCAGCGAATCGTTGCCGGAACGTTCGACCTTCCCGAACCCGCGCCGGGCGAGCTTCCCACCATGGTGATTGGCGAGCGGCTTGGAATAAAACTGAAGCTGCGCCCCGGCGATACCGCCGTCATCTTTGCCCCGAACGGGACCCCAAGCCCAGAAAATCCAGCGGGGATTGAGCAGTTTGTTGTTGGCGGGCTGTACCGCACCGGAATGGCCGAACACGACGACATCTACACCTACACCTCGCTCCGCACGGCGCAACGATTGTGGAAATATCAGGACGACCAGATCACCGGTTACGACATCCTGATCCGTGATGTTGACAGCGTTGCCCAGGTTTCACAGCGGATCAGCGTTGCGCTGGGCTATCCCCATTTTGCCCAAACCTTCTACGACATCTTTGCCCCGTTCTTTGCATGGCTTGATCTGCAACGGGTCCCCATTCCCATTGTGCTGACGCTGATCAGCATCGTGGCGGTGTTCAACATCGTCAGCACGTTGCTGATTATGATTCTGGAGAAAACGGAGTCCATCGGCGTGCTGACAACGTTGGGCGCGGGGCCCGGCGGGGTGATGTCGGTGTTTGTGGGCCAGGGGCTGCTGATTGGCGGCGTTGGGACCGCGCTGGGCTGCCTGATCTCGCTGGCGTTTACGTTGGCTCAGCAGCATTTCCAGTTTCTTCGGTTGGATGCCGACATCTACTTTATTGACGCGGTTCCGGTCTCGCTCAACCCCTGGCATTATTTGATTGTGATCTCCGTTTCGGTGGTGCTTTGCGTCCTCTCGACCCTCTTCCCCGCCTACGTTGCCTCCCGATTACGCCCGGTGGATGCGCTGCGATTCCAATAA
- the ligA gene encoding NAD-dependent DNA ligase LigA, which translates to MADPTLTERAEQLRQQLNEANHRYYVLASPTISDREFDALLQELQAIEAAHPELIAPDSPTQRVGSDLTPSFPTVAHLRPMLSLGNTYTPDELREFDRRVRDRLGDEPFSYVAELKIDGASLSMIYQDGLLLRGVTRGNGEQGDDITPNVRTIRTLPLRVRRAMAEGVPLESFEARGEVYMADADFEAMNAERELAGEKTFANPRNSTAGTLKLLDPKIVAARPLNVFVYYLYSDSIRLQSHSANLELLQELGFPTNPHWRRCATIDDALEYCAEWERRRSELPYQIDGVVVKVDSLRQQQELGMISKSPRWAIAFKFEARTAQTLMNAITLQVGRLGRVTPVAELQPVALAGSTISRATLHNEDFIKERDIRVGDTVLIEKGGDVIPKVNEVVLAARPEATEPFIFPELCPCPLKTRLHRPEGRADHFCEHSECPWQIRGRIEHFASRAAMDIEGLGEKVVDQFVALGWLSSYADIYDLHRRRDQIAALERWGEKSADNLLEGIEQSKTRPYHRVLFAIGIRHVGATVARALASNFNTIDRLLAATQEELTAVSEIGPQIAESVVRYCADEGNRGLIERLRAAGVTLDGPAKKVIAAGENPIAGKTFVLTGTLPTLTRDQAAAMILERGGKTSSSVSKKTDMVLAGAEAGSKLAKAQELGIKVISEAEFLELIAEPE; encoded by the coding sequence ATGGCCGACCCAACCCTTACCGAACGCGCAGAACAGCTGCGCCAGCAATTGAACGAGGCAAACCACCGCTACTACGTTCTTGCTTCCCCCACCATCAGCGACCGTGAGTTCGACGCGTTGCTGCAGGAGCTTCAGGCGATTGAGGCCGCCCACCCGGAGCTTATCGCCCCCGACAGCCCCACGCAGCGTGTTGGGTCCGATCTTACCCCCTCCTTCCCCACCGTTGCTCACCTTCGCCCGATGCTCTCGCTGGGGAACACCTACACCCCCGATGAGCTTCGCGAGTTCGACCGCCGCGTGCGGGACCGCTTGGGGGATGAGCCGTTCAGCTACGTTGCCGAGCTGAAAATTGATGGAGCATCGCTCAGCATGATCTACCAAGATGGGCTGCTGCTGCGGGGTGTTACCCGGGGCAACGGCGAGCAAGGGGACGACATCACCCCGAACGTCCGCACCATCCGCACGCTTCCGCTGCGGGTCCGGCGGGCAATGGCCGAAGGGGTCCCGTTGGAATCGTTCGAGGCACGGGGCGAGGTGTACATGGCCGATGCAGATTTCGAGGCGATGAACGCCGAACGTGAGCTTGCCGGCGAGAAGACGTTTGCAAACCCACGGAACTCCACCGCCGGAACGCTGAAGCTGCTGGACCCCAAGATTGTTGCCGCCCGCCCCCTGAACGTGTTCGTTTATTACCTCTATTCCGACTCCATCCGGCTGCAAAGCCACTCGGCAAATCTTGAGCTTTTGCAAGAGCTTGGATTCCCCACCAACCCGCACTGGCGGCGGTGCGCCACGATTGACGACGCGTTGGAGTACTGCGCCGAATGGGAACGCCGCCGAAGCGAGCTTCCCTACCAGATTGATGGCGTTGTGGTGAAAGTGGATTCGCTGCGGCAACAGCAGGAGTTAGGGATGATCTCCAAATCCCCCCGATGGGCGATTGCCTTCAAGTTCGAGGCACGCACGGCGCAGACGTTGATGAACGCCATCACCCTGCAAGTGGGGCGGCTTGGCCGCGTCACGCCGGTGGCGGAGCTTCAGCCGGTGGCGCTTGCCGGATCAACCATCAGCCGCGCAACGTTGCACAACGAGGACTTCATCAAGGAGCGGGACATCCGCGTTGGCGACACGGTGCTGATTGAGAAAGGGGGCGATGTGATCCCGAAAGTGAACGAGGTGGTCCTTGCGGCGCGGCCCGAAGCAACCGAGCCGTTCATCTTCCCAGAACTTTGCCCCTGCCCGCTGAAGACGCGGCTGCACCGCCCCGAGGGTCGCGCCGACCATTTCTGCGAGCACTCCGAATGCCCGTGGCAGATTCGCGGGCGGATTGAGCATTTTGCCAGCCGTGCGGCAATGGATATCGAGGGGCTGGGCGAAAAAGTGGTGGATCAGTTTGTGGCGTTGGGGTGGCTTTCCAGCTATGCCGACATCTACGACCTGCACCGCCGCCGCGACCAGATTGCGGCGTTGGAACGCTGGGGCGAGAAGTCCGCCGACAACTTGCTGGAAGGGATCGAGCAAAGCAAAACGCGGCCATACCACCGCGTGCTGTTCGCCATTGGCATCCGCCACGTTGGGGCAACGGTGGCGCGTGCGCTGGCCTCGAACTTCAACACGATTGACCGATTGCTTGCGGCAACCCAGGAAGAGCTGACCGCCGTGAGCGAGATTGGCCCGCAGATTGCCGAATCGGTGGTCCGCTACTGTGCCGACGAAGGGAACCGAGGGCTGATTGAACGGCTTCGCGCTGCCGGGGTAACGCTGGATGGCCCGGCAAAAAAAGTGATTGCCGCCGGCGAAAACCCGATTGCCGGCAAAACGTTTGTGCTGACCGGAACGCTT
- a CDS encoding citrate synthase (catalyzes the formation of citrate from acetyl-CoA and oxaloacetate), with protein sequence MAESTAVVAKKGLEDIIAGTSAICFIDGREGRLIYRGYDIHDLVNGGATFEEVAYLVLNGTLPNQVQLDEFIGQIRAEQNLPSEILAQMLRLPANANGMEVLRTIISNLSFFDGDAADNSREANYRKTIRLIAKTPLIVALFHRIRSGGDLVMPRNDLSIAGNFLYMLFGKEPSAAHTRIVDVALTLHADHEFNASTFTARCIAATLSDMHSAVTGAIGALKGPLHGGANEQVMKMLLEIGEVSAAKEWITEALASKKKVMGFGHRVYKTEDPRATHLRQMSKQLGEEMGETKWFEMSRIIEDYVLEQKNLYPNVDFYSASAYYMMGLPIDLYTPIFAMSRMVGWTAHIMEQQADNRIIRPASEYTGPTELKYAPITERA encoded by the coding sequence ATGGCCGAGAGCACAGCAGTAGTAGCAAAAAAGGGTCTTGAGGACATCATTGCCGGAACGTCAGCGATCTGCTTCATTGACGGTCGCGAAGGGCGGCTGATCTATAGAGGCTACGACATCCACGACCTTGTGAACGGTGGCGCGACCTTCGAAGAAGTAGCATACCTTGTTCTAAACGGCACGCTGCCGAACCAAGTCCAGCTTGATGAGTTCATCGGGCAGATCCGTGCGGAGCAGAACCTGCCCAGCGAAATTCTTGCGCAGATGTTGCGCCTTCCCGCAAACGCCAACGGGATGGAGGTGCTGCGGACAATCATCAGCAACCTTTCCTTCTTCGATGGCGACGCTGCCGACAACAGCCGCGAAGCCAACTACCGGAAAACAATCCGCTTAATTGCCAAAACGCCGTTGATTGTGGCACTGTTCCACCGCATCCGCTCCGGTGGCGATTTGGTGATGCCACGGAACGACCTCTCAATCGCCGGCAACTTCCTCTACATGCTGTTTGGCAAGGAGCCATCCGCCGCCCACACCCGCATTGTTGATGTAGCCCTAACGCTCCATGCCGACCACGAATTCAACGCCAGCACCTTCACCGCACGCTGCATTGCCGCGACGCTCTCCGATATGCACTCGGCAGTTACCGGGGCAATCGGCGCGCTGAAAGGCCCGCTGCACGGCGGCGCGAACGAGCAAGTGATGAAGATGCTGCTGGAAATCGGCGAAGTTTCGGCGGCCAAAGAATGGATCACCGAAGCCCTGGCTTCCAAGAAAAAAGTGATGGGCTTTGGGCATCGGGTGTATAAAACCGAGGACCCACGCGCCACCCACCTTCGCCAAATGTCCAAGCAATTAGGGGAAGAAATGGGAGAGACGAAGTGGTTCGAGATGTCGCGGATTATCGAGGATTACGTCCTTGAGCAGAAGAATCTGTACCCGAACGTTGACTTCTATTCGGCATCGGCCTACTACATGATGGGGCTTCCGATTGACCTATACACCCCAATTTTTGCCATGAGTCGCATGGTGGGATGGACGGCGCACATCATGGAGCAACAAGCCGACAACCGGATCATCCGCCCCGCAAGCGAATACACCGGCCCAACGGAGCTGAAGTACGCGCCGATCACCGAGCGTGCGTAA
- the secG gene encoding preprotein translocase subunit SecG: MFYAILIITLLLAVALIIMVLLQPSKGGGASGAFGGLGSTLGSTFGSRRTLDFLAKGTVWVAGIIAALAILSNMFLIPRGEVATTKNPISTETTVPSVPGMPAPVAPAPTQSAPATSAPATSAPATSAPAAPAQSAPATPPAQGK, encoded by the coding sequence ATGTTCTACGCAATTCTGATTATCACACTGCTGCTGGCGGTGGCTCTTATTATCATGGTGCTTCTTCAGCCAAGCAAGGGCGGGGGGGCAAGCGGTGCGTTCGGCGGGTTGGGGTCCACCCTCGGCTCAACGTTCGGCTCGCGCCGCACTCTTGACTTTTTGGCGAAAGGGACGGTCTGGGTGGCGGGCATTATCGCCGCGCTGGCAATCCTGAGCAATATGTTCCTGATCCCACGCGGCGAAGTGGCCACCACGAAGAACCCGATCTCAACCGAGACAACGGTTCCAAGCGTGCCAGGAATGCCCGCTCCGGTTGCTCCTGCGCCAACCCAGTCGGCTCCGGCAACTTCTGCGCCAGCCACTTCTGCGCCAGCAACCTCTGCTCCAGCCGCACCGGCACAGTCGGCTCCGGCAACACCTCCGGCACAAGGGAAGTAG
- a CDS encoding AAA family ATPase, translated as MQALLDFANHGILPFVGREHEFQRLANFCQRRADDAALRAGLLLGEAGSGKSRLFDEVLPNCEAAGVIVVRVKLHPSAANAITPLIAQSLYLLPAIRQLLRAEPEATLPSVIATLQRLARLRPVAIALEDIHLLPQHSVGELATLVGGIADEPITLLCSARPLDLPVRGVLEPHLVLEIELSGIPQQALLQLWNGLFGSNPDPALLAQLQQRTIGNPLAVRSALRGALRADPAPDLPSSTVQLRFDLSGFQASLERNVKLLSEGMIAHLSPNERQLAGRLALLGEVFARESAELLLQDSESIITSLMFKGVIAPASLSTTSITGSASRFPLLAFTHTLLHHHLLEEAESSATAETLGQLTAILQQRLPLFAMAAIEYLDRHAGELGIAKDQRSALLHSFISMALRLTGTADWDIGLRIGTVALKLYDASTTLWEDAEYLELRLRALNLRTTVQTREFRMAELAAAIQEYLQETSGELPPQLLNHRLRALGLVNSQMPHPNLELGLGAWEEGEKILERAPGLRFSSDYLYFLNGIARLHYYNQIEGVGHIEQRVVDLLDSDDLPATLRQELARDVAPQMFPLYFTANEVQQRLALLERIERENFPPTSATFVATLGLLHSAGQYQDFAVMLPNALRTFKDMGHWRNYTLALSKSLLAKLMLGHDADQVLKEWEQLIGWLPPNRLGELRGSFQHTLGYHTILTGTTAGADALLRKFNLPTISEDHFWAYSHGVLAGDWEAVEQALRKPSHSPFRRLVESLGSNPATVASTITDILEPEVTTYESGFYLFTIGIKLLDLVHRTTGSNLLDGREHEVQTAFRNRLEWYHARGMFRCMAMMIGHIGHHLPEKEQGVWKKRIEELQKQFQQQQQSAADSRRCTLTMLGRVELTMPDGTVQAVRGARMKSILGLLVADRMSRRPLSKQEFYLLAAGEDGKDFELARKTVNMAIASLRKLLGDQAFQRSEETIQLNFDFITVDILEAWKALQGALAAAKRRSLSHARIQLLQALQAAAGEVPFPSLYDDYFEAVREDFETRMRAATVDISRMLLREGDAAGAEEILRIGFEWLPDDEEIAELLQQALIADDRRGEAERVKLRLAGEDW; from the coding sequence ATGCAAGCACTTCTTGATTTCGCAAACCACGGGATTCTCCCGTTTGTTGGAAGGGAGCATGAGTTCCAACGGCTGGCCAATTTTTGCCAACGCCGGGCCGATGACGCGGCACTGCGTGCGGGGCTTCTGCTTGGCGAAGCTGGTTCCGGAAAGTCGCGGCTGTTCGATGAAGTCCTTCCCAATTGCGAAGCTGCCGGCGTGATTGTTGTTCGGGTGAAACTCCATCCGAGCGCGGCCAATGCCATCACCCCGTTGATTGCCCAATCGCTTTACCTTCTGCCGGCAATTCGCCAGCTTCTGCGTGCCGAGCCGGAAGCGACGCTCCCTTCGGTTATCGCCACGCTGCAGCGGTTGGCGCGGTTGCGCCCGGTGGCGATTGCGTTGGAGGATATCCATCTGCTGCCGCAGCATTCCGTGGGGGAGCTTGCAACCCTGGTTGGCGGCATTGCCGATGAACCAATCACCCTGCTTTGCAGTGCCCGCCCGCTGGACCTTCCGGTGCGGGGCGTGCTGGAACCCCACCTTGTTCTTGAGATAGAGCTTTCCGGAATACCGCAGCAAGCGTTGTTGCAGTTATGGAACGGCCTGTTCGGCAGCAATCCGGACCCGGCATTGCTGGCCCAGCTTCAGCAGCGAACGATTGGCAACCCGCTGGCGGTGCGTTCGGCATTGCGCGGTGCGTTGCGTGCGGACCCGGCACCGGACCTGCCAAGCAGCACCGTGCAACTGCGGTTCGACCTCTCCGGTTTCCAAGCATCGCTGGAGCGGAACGTGAAGCTGTTATCCGAAGGAATGATTGCTCACCTAAGCCCCAACGAACGGCAGCTTGCTGGGCGGCTTGCGTTGCTGGGGGAAGTCTTCGCACGCGAATCGGCGGAGCTTCTGCTTCAGGATTCGGAGAGCATCATCACCAGTTTGATGTTCAAAGGGGTGATTGCTCCGGCATCGCTTTCCACCACCTCCATCACTGGCTCGGCAAGCCGGTTTCCATTACTGGCATTCACCCACACCCTGCTCCATCACCACCTGCTGGAGGAAGCCGAAAGCAGCGCAACTGCGGAGACGCTTGGCCAGCTTACGGCCATACTTCAGCAGCGGCTGCCACTGTTCGCAATGGCCGCAATCGAGTATCTGGATCGCCACGCGGGGGAACTTGGCATTGCGAAGGACCAGCGTTCGGCACTGCTCCATTCCTTCATCAGCATGGCGTTGCGGCTTACGGGAACCGCCGATTGGGACATCGGTCTGCGGATCGGAACCGTGGCGTTGAAGCTGTACGATGCCAGCACCACGTTGTGGGAAGATGCCGAGTATCTGGAGCTTCGCTTGCGTGCGCTGAACCTTCGCACAACGGTTCAAACGCGGGAGTTCCGCATGGCAGAGCTGGCGGCAGCAATCCAAGAATATCTTCAGGAAACCTCCGGCGAGCTTCCCCCCCAGTTGTTGAATCATCGCCTGCGTGCGCTTGGGCTGGTCAACAGCCAGATGCCACATCCGAACCTTGAGCTTGGATTGGGGGCGTGGGAAGAAGGGGAGAAAATTTTGGAACGTGCGCCCGGCCTTCGGTTCAGCAGCGATTACCTGTACTTCCTGAACGGAATCGCCCGCCTCCATTACTACAACCAGATTGAAGGGGTTGGCCATATCGAGCAGCGCGTTGTTGACCTTTTGGACAGCGATGACCTTCCCGCAACCTTACGGCAGGAGCTTGCCCGGGACGTGGCCCCCCAGATGTTCCCCCTGTATTTCACCGCCAACGAGGTGCAGCAACGGTTGGCGTTATTGGAGCGGATCGAGCGGGAGAATTTCCCACCAACATCGGCAACGTTTGTGGCAACGCTGGGATTGCTGCATTCGGCGGGGCAGTATCAAGATTTCGCGGTGATGCTCCCCAACGCGCTGCGCACCTTCAAGGATATGGGCCACTGGCGGAACTACACCCTTGCTCTCTCAAAATCCCTGCTGGCAAAACTGATGCTTGGCCACGATGCCGATCAGGTGCTGAAGGAATGGGAGCAATTGATTGGGTGGCTGCCACCGAACAGGCTGGGTGAGTTACGGGGAAGTTTCCAACACACGCTTGGCTACCACACCATCCTAACCGGCACCACTGCCGGGGCCGACGCACTGCTGCGGAAGTTCAACCTGCCAACAATTTCGGAGGATCATTTTTGGGCCTACAGCCACGGGGTTCTTGCTGGCGACTGGGAAGCCGTGGAGCAAGCATTGCGGAAGCCATCGCACTCGCCATTTCGCCGATTGGTGGAATCGTTGGGGAGCAATCCAGCAACCGTTGCCAGCACCATCACCGACATCCTTGAGCCAGAAGTCACCACGTACGAAAGTGGTTTTTACCTGTTTACCATCGGCATAAAGCTGCTGGACTTGGTGCATCGCACCACCGGAAGCAACCTGTTAGACGGGCGCGAGCATGAGGTCCAGACAGCCTTCAGAAACCGATTGGAGTGGTACCACGCGCGCGGGATGTTCCGCTGCATGGCGATGATGATTGGGCATATCGGCCACCATCTTCCGGAGAAAGAGCAAGGAGTTTGGAAGAAACGGATTGAGGAATTGCAGAAGCAATTTCAGCAGCAGCAGCAAAGCGCAGCCGACAGCCGCCGGTGCACGCTGACGATGCTGGGCCGAGTGGAGCTTACCATGCCCGACGGAACCGTGCAGGCGGTACGTGGGGCAAGGATGAAATCCATTTTGGGGCTGTTAGTTGCCGACCGCATGAGCCGCCGCCCGTTATCGAAACAGGAATTTTACCTGCTGGCGGCCGGCGAGGACGGGAAGGATTTTGAGCTTGCCCGCAAAACCGTCAACATGGCGATTGCAAGCCTTCGGAAACTGCTGGGCGACCAAGCGTTTCAACGGAGCGAGGAGACCATTCAGCTGAATTTTGACTTCATCACGGTGGATATTTTGGAGGCTTGGAAGGCATTGCAAGGGGCACTTGCGGCGGCCAAACGCAGGTCCCTTTCCCACGCGCGAATTCAGTTGCTGCAAGCCCTGCAGGCTGCTGCTGGCGAGGTTCCGTTCCCGTCGCTGTATGACGACTATTTTGAAGCCGTTCGGGAAGATTTCGAGACACGGATGCGCGCGGCAACCGTGGATATTTCCAGGATGCTGCTACGCGAAGGGGACGCAGCCGGGGCCGAGGAGATATTGCGGATCGGTTTTGAATGGCTGCCCGACGATGAAGAAATTGCCGAGCTACTGCAGCAAGCCCTGATTGCCGACGATCGCCGGGGCGAAGCCGAGCGGGTGAAACTTCGATTAGCTGGGGAGGATTGGTAG